In Calypte anna isolate BGI_N300 chromosome 28, bCalAnn1_v1.p, whole genome shotgun sequence, a single window of DNA contains:
- the UPF1 gene encoding regulator of nonsense transcripts 1 isoform X1, whose amino-acid sequence MSVEAYGPSSQTLTFLDTEEAELLGADTQGSEFEFTDFTLPSQTQTPPGPGQAGPGQGQGPPGAGQGPPGPIEAQVNGPDGILQNGAVDDSVAKTSQLLAELNFEEDEEDTYYTKDLPVHACSYCGIHDPACVVYCNTSKKWFCNGRGNTSGSHIVNHLVRAKCKEVTLHKDGPLGETVLECYNCGCRNVFLLGFIPAKADSVVVLLCRLCRQPCASQSSLKDINWDSSQWQPLIQDRCFLSWLVKIPSEQEQLRARQITAQQINKLEELWKENPSATLEDLEKPGVDEEPQHVLLRYEDAYQYQNIFGPLVKLEADYDKKLKESQTQDNITVRWDLGLNKKRIAYFTLPKTDSDMRLMQGDEICLRYKGDLAPLWKGIGHVIKVPDSSTDYGDEIAIELRSSVGAPVEVTHNFQVDFVWKSTSFDRMQSALKTFAVDETSVSGYIYHKLLGHEVEDVIIKCQLPKRFTAQGLPDLNHSQVYAVKTVLQRPLSLIQGPPGTGKTVTSATIVYHLARQGNGPVLVCAPSNIAVDQLTEKIHQTGLKVVRLCAKSREAIDSPVSFLALHNQIRNMDSMPELQKLQQLKDETGELSSADEKRYRALKRTAERELLMNADVICCTCVGAGDPRLAKMQFRSILIDESTQATEPECMVPVVLGAKQLILVGDHCQLGPVVMCKKAAKAGLSQSLFERLVVLGIRPIRLQVQYRMHPALSAFPSNIFYEGSLQNGVTAADRVKKGFDFQWPQPDKPMFFYVTQGQEEIASSGTSYLNRTEAANVEKITTKLLKAGAKPDQIGIITPYEGQRSYLVQYMQFSGSLHTKLYQEVEIASVDAFQGREKDFIILSCVRANEHQGIGFLNDPRRLNVALTRARYGVIIVGNPKALSKQPLWNHLLNYYKEQKVLVEGPLNNLRESLMQFSKPRKLVNTINPGARFMTTAMYDAREAIIPGSVYDRSSQGRPSNMYFQTHDQIGMISAGPSHVTAMNIPIPFNLVMPPMPPPGYFGQANGPAAGRGAPKGKTGRGGRQKNRFGIPGTSQSNLPNSQASQDVVSQPFSQGPLTQGYISMSQPSQMSQPGLSQPELSQDSYLGDEFKSQIDVALSQDSTYQGERAYQHGGVTGLSQY is encoded by the exons ATGAGCGTGGAGGCGTACGGTCCCAGCTCGCAGACCCTCACCTTCCTGGACACCGAGGAGGCCGAACTGCTCGGCGCCGACACTCAGGGCTCCGAGTTCGAGTTCACCGACTTCACTCTCCCCAGTCAGACCCAAACCCCGCCCGGGCCTGGGCAGGCGGGGCCGGGACAAGGCCAAGGCCCGCCGGGAGCGGGGCAGGGACCTCCAGGACCGATCGAAGCACAG GTTAATGGACCTGATGGCATCCTGCAGAATGGAGCTGTGGATGACAGTGTGGCTAAAACCAGCCAGCTACTGGCAGAGCTGAATTttgaagaagatgaagaagataCCTATTACACAAAGGATCTCCCTGTGCATGCTTGCAG TTACTGTGGGATCCATGACCCTGCTTGTGTGGTTTACTGTAACACCAGCAAAAAGTGGTTCTGTAACGGGCGTGGAAATACATCTGGCAG CCACATTGTTAACCACCTGGTGAGAGCAAAGTGCAAAGAGGTGACTCTCCATAAAGATGGACCTCTAGGAGAGACAGTCTTGGAATGTTACAACTGTGGATGTCGTAATGTGTTCCTCCTTGGCTTTATTCCAGCTAAGGCAGACTCAGTGGTTGTTTTGCTGTGCAG gTTGTGCAGGCAGCCATGTGCCAGTCAGAGCAGTTTAAAGGATATTAATTGGGACAGTTCACAGTGGCAGCCTCTTATCCAAGATCGTTGTTTCCTTTCCTGGCTGGTCAAGATTCCTTCTGAACAGGAACAGCTGAGAGCACGTCAGATTACAGCACAACAGATCAACAAACTGGAAGAGCTCTGGAAG GAAAATCCATCTGCAACTCTTGAGGACTTAGAAAAGCCTGGTGTTGATGAAGAACCACAGCATGTCCTGCTTAGATATGAAGATGCTTATCAATACCAAAATATATTTGGGCCTCTAGTGAAACTTGAGGCAGACTATGACAAGAAACTCAAGGAGTCTCAG ACCCAAGATAACATCACAGTCAGATGGGACCTGGGCTTGAACAAGAAAAGAATTGCTTATTTCACTTTGCCAAAGACTGATTCAG aCATGCGTCTTATGCAAGGAGATGAGATCTGCCTGAGGTATAAAGGAGACCTGGCCCCTTTATGGAAAGGAATTGGTCATGTTATCAAAGTTCCTGATA GTTCTACAGATTATGGTGATGAGATAGCCATTGAGCTGAGGAGCAGCGTGGGAGCTCCTGTGGAAGTCACTCACAACTTCCAAGTGGATTTTGTATGGAAGTCAACTTCCTTTGACAG AATGCAGAGTGCTTTAAAAACTTTTGCTGTGGATGAGACTTCAGTGTCTGGGTACATCTATCACAAACTGTTAGGTCATGAGGTAGAAGATGTAATCATTAAATGCCAGTTGCCAAAGCGTTTTACAGCACAAGGACTTCCTGATCTCAACCATTCTCAG GTTTATGCTGTGAAGACTGTCCTGCAGCGTCCTCTGAGCCTTATTCAGGGTCCCCCTGGTACTGGAAAAACAGTGACATCAGCCACAATAGTTTATCATCTGGCCAGACAGGGCAATGG gccTGTGTTAGTCTGTGCCCCAAGTAACATTGCTGTGGATCAGCTGACTGAGAAGATCCATCAGACAGGACTCAAAGTGGTTCGTCTGTGTGCTAAGAGTCGTGAGGCAATTGACTCTCCTGTCTCTTTCTTGGCATTGCATAACCAGATCAGAAACATGGATAG CATGCCAGAGCTtcagaaactgcagcagcttAAAGATGAAACTGGAGAGCTGTCCTCTGCTGATGAGAAACGTTACCGTGCTCTGAAACGGACTGCAGAGAGGGAATTGCTGATG AATGCAGATGTCATCTGCTGCACCTGTGTGGGAGCTGGGGATCCAAGACTTGCAAAAATGCAGTTCCGTTCCATTCTGATTGATGAAAGCACCCAGGCTACTGAGCCAGAGTGCATGGTGCCAGTTGTCCTGGGGGCAAAACAG CTTATCCTTGTGGGTGACCACTGCCAGCTGGGTCCTGTTGTCATGTGTAAGAAGGCTGCCAAGGCAGGGCTGTCACAGTCCCTCTTCGAGAGGTTGGTGGTGCTGGGGATCCGGCCGATCCGCCTGCAGGTGCAGTACCGCATGCACCCAGCCCTCAGCGCCTTCCCCTCCAACATCTTCTATGAGGGTTCACTCCAGAACGGGGTGACTGCAG CTGACCGTGTGAAGAAAGGGTTTGATTTCCAGTGGCCTCAACCAGATAAGCCAATGTTTTTCTATGTTACTCAAGGACAGGAAGAAATTGCCAGCTCAGGCACCTCGTACTTGAACAG GACGGAAGCTGCCAATGTGGAGAAGATAACCacaaagctgctgaaagctggTGCCAAACCTGACCAGATTGGCATTATCACCCCTTATGAAGGGCAGAGATCCTACCTGGTGCAGTACATGCAGTTCAGTGGTTCCCTGCACACAAAGCTCTACCAG GAAGTGGAAATTGCAAGTGTGGATGCCTTccaggggagagagaaggactTTATTATCCTTTCCTGTGTCAGGGCCAATGAACACCAAGGAATTGGCTTTCTGAATGACCCCAGGCGTCTTAACGTCGCTCTGACAAGAGCAAG GTATGGAGTAATCATTGTTGGGAACCCAAAAGCTCTGTCTAAACAACCTCTTTGGAATCACCTCCTGAATTACTACAAGGAGCAAAAGGTTCTGGTGGAGGGACCTCTGAACAACCTCCGGGAAAGCCTGATGCAGTTCAGCAAGCCCAGGAAGCTTGTCAATACCATCAACCCA GGTGCTCGTTTCATGACCACTGCCATGTATGATGCTCGGGAAGCCATAATTCCAGGCTCAGTCTACGACAGGAGCAGCCAAG ggCGTCCATCCAACATGTACTTCCAAACCCATGACCAGATTGGGATGATCAGTGCTGGCCCCAGCCACGTCACTGCTATGAACATTCCTATCCCCTTCAACCTGGTGATGCCACCCATGCCACCCCCAGGCTACTTTGGCCAGGCCAATGGACCAGCTGCAG GACGTGGGGCACCAAAAGGAAAGACTGGTCGTGGTGGGCGTCAGAAAAATCGGTTTGGGATTCCTGGAACTAGTCAGTCAAACCTTCCAAATAGTCAAGCAAGCCAAGATGTGGTGTCCCAGCCTTTCTCCCAGGGTCCACTGACTCAGGGCTATATCTCCATGAGTCAGCCATCACAGATGAGTCAGCCTGGGCTCTCCCAACCAGAATTATCACAG GACAGTTACCTTGGTGATGAGTTTAAGTCTCAGATTGACGTGGCACTGTCACAGGACTCTACTTACCAGGGTGAACGTGCGTATCAACACGGCGGCGTGACGGGACTGTCACAGTATTAG
- the UPF1 gene encoding regulator of nonsense transcripts 1 isoform X5 yields the protein MSVEAYGPSSQTLTFLDTEEAELLGADTQGSEFEFTDFTLPSQTQTPPGPGQAGPGQGQGPPGAGQGPPGPIEAQVNGPDGILQNGAVDDSVAKTSQLLAELNFEEDEEDTYYTKDLPVHACSYCGIHDPACVVYCNTSKKWFCNGRGNTSGRQPCASQSSLKDINWDSSQWQPLIQDRCFLSWLVKIPSEQEQLRARQITAQQINKLEELWKENPSATLEDLEKPGVDEEPQHVLLRYEDAYQYQNIFGPLVKLEADYDKKLKESQTQDNITVRWDLGLNKKRIAYFTLPKTDSDMRLMQGDEICLRYKGDLAPLWKGIGHVIKVPDSSTDYGDEIAIELRSSVGAPVEVTHNFQVDFVWKSTSFDRMQSALKTFAVDETSVSGYIYHKLLGHEVEDVIIKCQLPKRFTAQGLPDLNHSQVYAVKTVLQRPLSLIQGPPGTGKTVTSATIVYHLARQGNGPVLVCAPSNIAVDQLTEKIHQTGLKVVRLCAKSREAIDSPVSFLALHNQIRNMDSMPELQKLQQLKDETGELSSADEKRYRALKRTAERELLMNADVICCTCVGAGDPRLAKMQFRSILIDESTQATEPECMVPVVLGAKQLILVGDHCQLGPVVMCKKAAKAGLSQSLFERLVVLGIRPIRLQVQYRMHPALSAFPSNIFYEGSLQNGVTAADRVKKGFDFQWPQPDKPMFFYVTQGQEEIASSGTSYLNRTEAANVEKITTKLLKAGAKPDQIGIITPYEGQRSYLVQYMQFSGSLHTKLYQEVEIASVDAFQGREKDFIILSCVRANEHQGIGFLNDPRRLNVALTRARYGVIIVGNPKALSKQPLWNHLLNYYKEQKVLVEGPLNNLRESLMQFSKPRKLVNTINPGARFMTTAMYDAREAIIPGSVYDRSSQGRPSNMYFQTHDQIGMISAGPSHVTAMNIPIPFNLVMPPMPPPGYFGQANGPAAGRGAPKGKTGRGGRQKNRFGIPGTSQSNLPNSQASQDVVSQPFSQGPLTQGYISMSQPSQMSQPGLSQPELSQDSYLGDEFKSQIDVALSQDSTYQGERAYQHGGVTGLSQY from the exons ATGAGCGTGGAGGCGTACGGTCCCAGCTCGCAGACCCTCACCTTCCTGGACACCGAGGAGGCCGAACTGCTCGGCGCCGACACTCAGGGCTCCGAGTTCGAGTTCACCGACTTCACTCTCCCCAGTCAGACCCAAACCCCGCCCGGGCCTGGGCAGGCGGGGCCGGGACAAGGCCAAGGCCCGCCGGGAGCGGGGCAGGGACCTCCAGGACCGATCGAAGCACAG GTTAATGGACCTGATGGCATCCTGCAGAATGGAGCTGTGGATGACAGTGTGGCTAAAACCAGCCAGCTACTGGCAGAGCTGAATTttgaagaagatgaagaagataCCTATTACACAAAGGATCTCCCTGTGCATGCTTGCAG TTACTGTGGGATCCATGACCCTGCTTGTGTGGTTTACTGTAACACCAGCAAAAAGTGGTTCTGTAACGGGCGTGGAAATACATCTGGCAG GCAGCCATGTGCCAGTCAGAGCAGTTTAAAGGATATTAATTGGGACAGTTCACAGTGGCAGCCTCTTATCCAAGATCGTTGTTTCCTTTCCTGGCTGGTCAAGATTCCTTCTGAACAGGAACAGCTGAGAGCACGTCAGATTACAGCACAACAGATCAACAAACTGGAAGAGCTCTGGAAG GAAAATCCATCTGCAACTCTTGAGGACTTAGAAAAGCCTGGTGTTGATGAAGAACCACAGCATGTCCTGCTTAGATATGAAGATGCTTATCAATACCAAAATATATTTGGGCCTCTAGTGAAACTTGAGGCAGACTATGACAAGAAACTCAAGGAGTCTCAG ACCCAAGATAACATCACAGTCAGATGGGACCTGGGCTTGAACAAGAAAAGAATTGCTTATTTCACTTTGCCAAAGACTGATTCAG aCATGCGTCTTATGCAAGGAGATGAGATCTGCCTGAGGTATAAAGGAGACCTGGCCCCTTTATGGAAAGGAATTGGTCATGTTATCAAAGTTCCTGATA GTTCTACAGATTATGGTGATGAGATAGCCATTGAGCTGAGGAGCAGCGTGGGAGCTCCTGTGGAAGTCACTCACAACTTCCAAGTGGATTTTGTATGGAAGTCAACTTCCTTTGACAG AATGCAGAGTGCTTTAAAAACTTTTGCTGTGGATGAGACTTCAGTGTCTGGGTACATCTATCACAAACTGTTAGGTCATGAGGTAGAAGATGTAATCATTAAATGCCAGTTGCCAAAGCGTTTTACAGCACAAGGACTTCCTGATCTCAACCATTCTCAG GTTTATGCTGTGAAGACTGTCCTGCAGCGTCCTCTGAGCCTTATTCAGGGTCCCCCTGGTACTGGAAAAACAGTGACATCAGCCACAATAGTTTATCATCTGGCCAGACAGGGCAATGG gccTGTGTTAGTCTGTGCCCCAAGTAACATTGCTGTGGATCAGCTGACTGAGAAGATCCATCAGACAGGACTCAAAGTGGTTCGTCTGTGTGCTAAGAGTCGTGAGGCAATTGACTCTCCTGTCTCTTTCTTGGCATTGCATAACCAGATCAGAAACATGGATAG CATGCCAGAGCTtcagaaactgcagcagcttAAAGATGAAACTGGAGAGCTGTCCTCTGCTGATGAGAAACGTTACCGTGCTCTGAAACGGACTGCAGAGAGGGAATTGCTGATG AATGCAGATGTCATCTGCTGCACCTGTGTGGGAGCTGGGGATCCAAGACTTGCAAAAATGCAGTTCCGTTCCATTCTGATTGATGAAAGCACCCAGGCTACTGAGCCAGAGTGCATGGTGCCAGTTGTCCTGGGGGCAAAACAG CTTATCCTTGTGGGTGACCACTGCCAGCTGGGTCCTGTTGTCATGTGTAAGAAGGCTGCCAAGGCAGGGCTGTCACAGTCCCTCTTCGAGAGGTTGGTGGTGCTGGGGATCCGGCCGATCCGCCTGCAGGTGCAGTACCGCATGCACCCAGCCCTCAGCGCCTTCCCCTCCAACATCTTCTATGAGGGTTCACTCCAGAACGGGGTGACTGCAG CTGACCGTGTGAAGAAAGGGTTTGATTTCCAGTGGCCTCAACCAGATAAGCCAATGTTTTTCTATGTTACTCAAGGACAGGAAGAAATTGCCAGCTCAGGCACCTCGTACTTGAACAG GACGGAAGCTGCCAATGTGGAGAAGATAACCacaaagctgctgaaagctggTGCCAAACCTGACCAGATTGGCATTATCACCCCTTATGAAGGGCAGAGATCCTACCTGGTGCAGTACATGCAGTTCAGTGGTTCCCTGCACACAAAGCTCTACCAG GAAGTGGAAATTGCAAGTGTGGATGCCTTccaggggagagagaaggactTTATTATCCTTTCCTGTGTCAGGGCCAATGAACACCAAGGAATTGGCTTTCTGAATGACCCCAGGCGTCTTAACGTCGCTCTGACAAGAGCAAG GTATGGAGTAATCATTGTTGGGAACCCAAAAGCTCTGTCTAAACAACCTCTTTGGAATCACCTCCTGAATTACTACAAGGAGCAAAAGGTTCTGGTGGAGGGACCTCTGAACAACCTCCGGGAAAGCCTGATGCAGTTCAGCAAGCCCAGGAAGCTTGTCAATACCATCAACCCA GGTGCTCGTTTCATGACCACTGCCATGTATGATGCTCGGGAAGCCATAATTCCAGGCTCAGTCTACGACAGGAGCAGCCAAG ggCGTCCATCCAACATGTACTTCCAAACCCATGACCAGATTGGGATGATCAGTGCTGGCCCCAGCCACGTCACTGCTATGAACATTCCTATCCCCTTCAACCTGGTGATGCCACCCATGCCACCCCCAGGCTACTTTGGCCAGGCCAATGGACCAGCTGCAG GACGTGGGGCACCAAAAGGAAAGACTGGTCGTGGTGGGCGTCAGAAAAATCGGTTTGGGATTCCTGGAACTAGTCAGTCAAACCTTCCAAATAGTCAAGCAAGCCAAGATGTGGTGTCCCAGCCTTTCTCCCAGGGTCCACTGACTCAGGGCTATATCTCCATGAGTCAGCCATCACAGATGAGTCAGCCTGGGCTCTCCCAACCAGAATTATCACAG GACAGTTACCTTGGTGATGAGTTTAAGTCTCAGATTGACGTGGCACTGTCACAGGACTCTACTTACCAGGGTGAACGTGCGTATCAACACGGCGGCGTGACGGGACTGTCACAGTATTAG
- the UPF1 gene encoding regulator of nonsense transcripts 1 isoform X2, whose amino-acid sequence MSVEAYGPSSQTLTFLDTEEAELLGADTQGSEFEFTDFTLPSQTQTPPGPGQAGPGQGQGPPGAGQGPPGPIEAQVNGPDGILQNGAVDDSVAKTSQLLAELNFEEDEEDTYYTKDLPVHACSYCGIHDPACVVYCNTSKKWFCNGRGNTSGSHIVNHLVRAKCKEVTLHKDGPLGETVLECYNCGCRNVFLLGFIPAKADSVVVLLCRLCRQPCASQSSLKDINWDSSQWQPLIQDRCFLSWLVKIPSEQEQLRARQITAQQINKLEELWKENPSATLEDLEKPGVDEEPQHVLLRYEDAYQYQNIFGPLVKLEADYDKKLKESQTQDNITVRWDLGLNKKRIAYFTLPKTDSDMRLMQGDEICLRYKGDLAPLWKGIGHVIKVPDNYGDEIAIELRSSVGAPVEVTHNFQVDFVWKSTSFDRMQSALKTFAVDETSVSGYIYHKLLGHEVEDVIIKCQLPKRFTAQGLPDLNHSQVYAVKTVLQRPLSLIQGPPGTGKTVTSATIVYHLARQGNGPVLVCAPSNIAVDQLTEKIHQTGLKVVRLCAKSREAIDSPVSFLALHNQIRNMDSMPELQKLQQLKDETGELSSADEKRYRALKRTAERELLMNADVICCTCVGAGDPRLAKMQFRSILIDESTQATEPECMVPVVLGAKQLILVGDHCQLGPVVMCKKAAKAGLSQSLFERLVVLGIRPIRLQVQYRMHPALSAFPSNIFYEGSLQNGVTAADRVKKGFDFQWPQPDKPMFFYVTQGQEEIASSGTSYLNRTEAANVEKITTKLLKAGAKPDQIGIITPYEGQRSYLVQYMQFSGSLHTKLYQEVEIASVDAFQGREKDFIILSCVRANEHQGIGFLNDPRRLNVALTRARYGVIIVGNPKALSKQPLWNHLLNYYKEQKVLVEGPLNNLRESLMQFSKPRKLVNTINPGARFMTTAMYDAREAIIPGSVYDRSSQGRPSNMYFQTHDQIGMISAGPSHVTAMNIPIPFNLVMPPMPPPGYFGQANGPAAGRGAPKGKTGRGGRQKNRFGIPGTSQSNLPNSQASQDVVSQPFSQGPLTQGYISMSQPSQMSQPGLSQPELSQDSYLGDEFKSQIDVALSQDSTYQGERAYQHGGVTGLSQY is encoded by the exons ATGAGCGTGGAGGCGTACGGTCCCAGCTCGCAGACCCTCACCTTCCTGGACACCGAGGAGGCCGAACTGCTCGGCGCCGACACTCAGGGCTCCGAGTTCGAGTTCACCGACTTCACTCTCCCCAGTCAGACCCAAACCCCGCCCGGGCCTGGGCAGGCGGGGCCGGGACAAGGCCAAGGCCCGCCGGGAGCGGGGCAGGGACCTCCAGGACCGATCGAAGCACAG GTTAATGGACCTGATGGCATCCTGCAGAATGGAGCTGTGGATGACAGTGTGGCTAAAACCAGCCAGCTACTGGCAGAGCTGAATTttgaagaagatgaagaagataCCTATTACACAAAGGATCTCCCTGTGCATGCTTGCAG TTACTGTGGGATCCATGACCCTGCTTGTGTGGTTTACTGTAACACCAGCAAAAAGTGGTTCTGTAACGGGCGTGGAAATACATCTGGCAG CCACATTGTTAACCACCTGGTGAGAGCAAAGTGCAAAGAGGTGACTCTCCATAAAGATGGACCTCTAGGAGAGACAGTCTTGGAATGTTACAACTGTGGATGTCGTAATGTGTTCCTCCTTGGCTTTATTCCAGCTAAGGCAGACTCAGTGGTTGTTTTGCTGTGCAG gTTGTGCAGGCAGCCATGTGCCAGTCAGAGCAGTTTAAAGGATATTAATTGGGACAGTTCACAGTGGCAGCCTCTTATCCAAGATCGTTGTTTCCTTTCCTGGCTGGTCAAGATTCCTTCTGAACAGGAACAGCTGAGAGCACGTCAGATTACAGCACAACAGATCAACAAACTGGAAGAGCTCTGGAAG GAAAATCCATCTGCAACTCTTGAGGACTTAGAAAAGCCTGGTGTTGATGAAGAACCACAGCATGTCCTGCTTAGATATGAAGATGCTTATCAATACCAAAATATATTTGGGCCTCTAGTGAAACTTGAGGCAGACTATGACAAGAAACTCAAGGAGTCTCAG ACCCAAGATAACATCACAGTCAGATGGGACCTGGGCTTGAACAAGAAAAGAATTGCTTATTTCACTTTGCCAAAGACTGATTCAG aCATGCGTCTTATGCAAGGAGATGAGATCTGCCTGAGGTATAAAGGAGACCTGGCCCCTTTATGGAAAGGAATTGGTCATGTTATCAAAGTTCCTGATA ATTATGGTGATGAGATAGCCATTGAGCTGAGGAGCAGCGTGGGAGCTCCTGTGGAAGTCACTCACAACTTCCAAGTGGATTTTGTATGGAAGTCAACTTCCTTTGACAG AATGCAGAGTGCTTTAAAAACTTTTGCTGTGGATGAGACTTCAGTGTCTGGGTACATCTATCACAAACTGTTAGGTCATGAGGTAGAAGATGTAATCATTAAATGCCAGTTGCCAAAGCGTTTTACAGCACAAGGACTTCCTGATCTCAACCATTCTCAG GTTTATGCTGTGAAGACTGTCCTGCAGCGTCCTCTGAGCCTTATTCAGGGTCCCCCTGGTACTGGAAAAACAGTGACATCAGCCACAATAGTTTATCATCTGGCCAGACAGGGCAATGG gccTGTGTTAGTCTGTGCCCCAAGTAACATTGCTGTGGATCAGCTGACTGAGAAGATCCATCAGACAGGACTCAAAGTGGTTCGTCTGTGTGCTAAGAGTCGTGAGGCAATTGACTCTCCTGTCTCTTTCTTGGCATTGCATAACCAGATCAGAAACATGGATAG CATGCCAGAGCTtcagaaactgcagcagcttAAAGATGAAACTGGAGAGCTGTCCTCTGCTGATGAGAAACGTTACCGTGCTCTGAAACGGACTGCAGAGAGGGAATTGCTGATG AATGCAGATGTCATCTGCTGCACCTGTGTGGGAGCTGGGGATCCAAGACTTGCAAAAATGCAGTTCCGTTCCATTCTGATTGATGAAAGCACCCAGGCTACTGAGCCAGAGTGCATGGTGCCAGTTGTCCTGGGGGCAAAACAG CTTATCCTTGTGGGTGACCACTGCCAGCTGGGTCCTGTTGTCATGTGTAAGAAGGCTGCCAAGGCAGGGCTGTCACAGTCCCTCTTCGAGAGGTTGGTGGTGCTGGGGATCCGGCCGATCCGCCTGCAGGTGCAGTACCGCATGCACCCAGCCCTCAGCGCCTTCCCCTCCAACATCTTCTATGAGGGTTCACTCCAGAACGGGGTGACTGCAG CTGACCGTGTGAAGAAAGGGTTTGATTTCCAGTGGCCTCAACCAGATAAGCCAATGTTTTTCTATGTTACTCAAGGACAGGAAGAAATTGCCAGCTCAGGCACCTCGTACTTGAACAG GACGGAAGCTGCCAATGTGGAGAAGATAACCacaaagctgctgaaagctggTGCCAAACCTGACCAGATTGGCATTATCACCCCTTATGAAGGGCAGAGATCCTACCTGGTGCAGTACATGCAGTTCAGTGGTTCCCTGCACACAAAGCTCTACCAG GAAGTGGAAATTGCAAGTGTGGATGCCTTccaggggagagagaaggactTTATTATCCTTTCCTGTGTCAGGGCCAATGAACACCAAGGAATTGGCTTTCTGAATGACCCCAGGCGTCTTAACGTCGCTCTGACAAGAGCAAG GTATGGAGTAATCATTGTTGGGAACCCAAAAGCTCTGTCTAAACAACCTCTTTGGAATCACCTCCTGAATTACTACAAGGAGCAAAAGGTTCTGGTGGAGGGACCTCTGAACAACCTCCGGGAAAGCCTGATGCAGTTCAGCAAGCCCAGGAAGCTTGTCAATACCATCAACCCA GGTGCTCGTTTCATGACCACTGCCATGTATGATGCTCGGGAAGCCATAATTCCAGGCTCAGTCTACGACAGGAGCAGCCAAG ggCGTCCATCCAACATGTACTTCCAAACCCATGACCAGATTGGGATGATCAGTGCTGGCCCCAGCCACGTCACTGCTATGAACATTCCTATCCCCTTCAACCTGGTGATGCCACCCATGCCACCCCCAGGCTACTTTGGCCAGGCCAATGGACCAGCTGCAG GACGTGGGGCACCAAAAGGAAAGACTGGTCGTGGTGGGCGTCAGAAAAATCGGTTTGGGATTCCTGGAACTAGTCAGTCAAACCTTCCAAATAGTCAAGCAAGCCAAGATGTGGTGTCCCAGCCTTTCTCCCAGGGTCCACTGACTCAGGGCTATATCTCCATGAGTCAGCCATCACAGATGAGTCAGCCTGGGCTCTCCCAACCAGAATTATCACAG GACAGTTACCTTGGTGATGAGTTTAAGTCTCAGATTGACGTGGCACTGTCACAGGACTCTACTTACCAGGGTGAACGTGCGTATCAACACGGCGGCGTGACGGGACTGTCACAGTATTAG